A DNA window from Ahaetulla prasina isolate Xishuangbanna chromosome 7, ASM2864084v1, whole genome shotgun sequence contains the following coding sequences:
- the LOC131202557 gene encoding pentraxin fusion protein-like produces the protein MDKEENISCYRRHVETSAQYLKKLVKENMLPKVAVLVIVALHWLIAYKYGAGSGAMVEASIIPVGDPNVAVGKLSFQSSTFEEKGESRKAIDGSLANIYTNGDCTLTKKDFEPWWMVDLILSFQVSAVVITNRGDCCESRIKGAEILIGDLPQKGGAMNPRCATINSMGLGETMSFNCGGMQGQYVTITIPGRYEYLTVCEVQVLAYPWLRIVHGGRSPVLDSDTDSGLQGRVLSFPNESKGSFVIISPMQPLNLMEFTLCMRIAVECLDEHKIILFSYHSQSDELRILREAMGHFGLHMGGRSVGFALPDLSPLGSHICVTWESVFGLTAFWMNGKSSIRKVHNMGHILQAGGTAMLGQDQGAQNMSDEQKPYFVGEITDLYMWDYVLKSHDLQKVFQAHEFPRGNIFDWKILSYKIRGNVMVLPKG, from the exons ATGGATAAAGAAGAGAACATCTCCTGCTACAGAAGACATGTTGAAACGTCTGCACAGTATTTGAAAAAGCTGGTAAAAGAAAACATGCTACCCAAAGTTGCAGTCCTGGTTATTGTAGCTCTACATTGGCTTATCGCATATAAAT atggTGCAGGCAGTGGGGCTATGGTAGAAGCTTCAATAATCCCAGTTGGAG ATCCTAACGTAGCAGTGGGAAAACTATCATTTCAGTCCAGTACATTTGAAGAAAAAGGGGAGTCAAGGAAGGCCATTGATGGATCCTTGGCAAATATCTACACAAATGGAGACTGTACTCTGACAAAGAAGGATTTTGAGCCCTGGTGGATGGTAGATTTGATTTTATCCTTTCAGGTATCTGCAGTAGTGATCACAAACAGAGGAGATTGTTGTGAGTCACGGATAAAAGGAGCTGAGATTCTGATTGGAGATTTGCCGCAGAAGGGGGGCGCAATGAATCCCAG GTGTGCTACAATCAACAGCATGGGACTTGGGGAAACAATGTCATTTAACTGTGGAGGCATGCAAGGACAGTATGTGACCATCACAATCCCCGGGAGATATGAATACCTAACAGTCTGTGAAGTGCAGGTGCTTGCATATCCATGGCTTCGTATAG TTCATGGAGGAAGAAGTCCTGTTCTAGACAGTGACACTGACTCAG GTCTACAAGGCAGAGTTTTGAGTTTTCCCAATGAATCAAAAGGCAGTTTTGTGATCATATCCCCAATGCAGCCTTTGAATTTGATGGAATTCACACTCTGTATGAGGATTGCAGTAGAGTGTTTAGATGAACACAAAATAATTCTCTTCTCCTATCATTCTCAAAGTGATGAATTGAGAATCTTGCGTGAAGCAATGGGCCACTTTGGTTTACACATGGGGGGTAGGAGTGTGGGGTTTGCCCTTCCTGATCTCAGCCCTTTGGGGAGCCACATCTGTGTCACCTGGGAGTCAGTATTTGGCCTTACAGCCTTTTGGATGAATGGAAAAAGTAGTATCCGAAAGGTGCATAATATGGGGCACATTCTGCAAGCAGGTGGCACAGCAATGCTTGGACAGGATCAAGGGGCACAAAATATGTCTGATGAGCAAAAGCCATATTTTGTGGGAGAAATAACAGATCTCTACATGTGGGATTATGTACTAAAATCACATGACCTACAGAAAGTTTTCCAGGCCCATGAATTTCCCAGAGGGAACATCTTTGACTGGAAAATATTGTCATATAAAATTAGAGGTAATGTGATGGTATTGCCTAAAGGCTAA